A single region of the Candidatus Thermokryptus mobilis genome encodes:
- the alaS gene encoding alanine--tRNA ligase, which produces MKAQDVRTSFVKFFEQKGHTFVPSSPVIPFDDPTLLFTNAGMNQFKDVFLGTGTRPYKRAVNYQKCIRVSGKHNDLEEVGKDTYHHTFFEMLGNWSFGDYYKKEAIEWAWELLTKEWGLPKDKLYATVFKDDDEAEELWKKVTDISHNRILRFDEKSNFWEMGETGPCGPCSEIHIDLGEGTCNKNHICGVNVDGCSRFIELWNLVFIQFNRNEKGVLEPLPAKHVDTGMGLERIVAVLQGKNSNYDTDLFKPIIDEISNLTGKEYVGDKNQIAMRVIADHIRMLTFAITDGAVPSNEGRGYVLRRILRRASRYARNLDMHEPFIYKLVDKVVEIMGDAYPEIEPKKEYVKDVIKSEEENFNQTLDRGIEIFEEVASKLEASGSKIFPGKEAFKLYDTYGFPIDLTNLMAEERGLKVDIAEFEKLMEKQRTRSREATKKIFTEGKIGIADKVEVLLRKGDVLKTEFNPDLKQYEMEVNDETNKVILLSSDDENIDQILFSKKTIFYPESGGQVGDTGKLIYPDGEIEIIDTQRIDDLIVHFIPKMKKDSKEAKEIEKFIKSGGKFVARIDVERRKSIMKNHSATHLLHSALRKILGTHVQQAGSLVAPDRLRFDFTHPKKLSKEEIEKIEHLVNSVIFEDIELVKEYKPLKQALEEGALAFFGDKYGDIVRTVRIGDFSYELCGGTHLDRTIETGYFKIIYEGSIASGIRRVEAITGKALEKYLKEKEEEILRLNEKVDQILEEKQKLERELARVKMKLISDEIEKVVNSSDVPKIDGFKVVAMKVEASDIEQLKQLGDVLRGKIGRGVGLLASISENKINFVCIVTDDLVKEKGLDAGKIVREVAKITGGGGGGKPNMATAGGKDISKLDEVLKIFPKIIKELTQ; this is translated from the coding sequence ATGAAAGCGCAAGATGTAAGGACTTCTTTTGTTAAATTCTTTGAACAAAAAGGACATACATTCGTTCCGAGCTCCCCGGTTATACCTTTTGATGATCCAACATTACTTTTCACAAACGCCGGGATGAACCAATTTAAGGATGTATTCCTAGGCACTGGAACAAGACCATACAAAAGAGCTGTCAATTATCAAAAATGTATTCGCGTAAGTGGAAAACATAATGACCTTGAAGAAGTCGGAAAAGACACTTATCACCATACATTTTTTGAAATGCTTGGCAATTGGTCATTCGGCGACTATTATAAAAAAGAGGCGATTGAATGGGCTTGGGAACTCCTTACAAAGGAATGGGGATTGCCAAAAGATAAATTATATGCGACTGTCTTCAAAGATGATGACGAAGCGGAAGAACTCTGGAAAAAAGTGACAGACATATCGCACAATAGAATTTTACGCTTTGACGAGAAATCAAATTTCTGGGAAATGGGTGAAACAGGTCCGTGCGGTCCGTGCTCTGAAATTCACATTGACCTCGGCGAGGGAACATGCAATAAAAATCATATCTGTGGCGTCAATGTTGACGGCTGTTCAAGATTTATTGAACTTTGGAACCTCGTTTTTATTCAGTTTAATAGAAATGAAAAAGGGGTGCTTGAACCACTACCTGCAAAGCATGTTGACACCGGGATGGGTCTTGAAAGAATCGTCGCTGTTCTTCAAGGGAAAAATTCAAATTACGATACTGATCTTTTCAAGCCGATAATTGATGAAATATCAAACCTTACTGGGAAAGAATACGTCGGTGATAAAAATCAAATCGCAATGAGGGTCATCGCAGACCATATTAGGATGTTGACATTTGCCATAACAGACGGTGCTGTCCCATCAAATGAGGGAAGAGGTTATGTTTTGAGAAGAATTTTGAGGCGAGCTTCAAGGTATGCGAGAAATCTTGACATGCACGAACCGTTCATCTATAAACTTGTTGATAAAGTTGTTGAAATTATGGGCGATGCTTACCCTGAGATTGAACCTAAAAAAGAATATGTCAAAGATGTGATAAAATCAGAGGAAGAAAACTTTAATCAGACACTTGACCGTGGGATTGAAATTTTTGAAGAAGTTGCCTCAAAGCTTGAGGCAAGCGGAAGCAAAATTTTCCCTGGGAAAGAAGCCTTCAAACTCTACGATACCTATGGTTTTCCAATTGATTTGACAAATTTAATGGCTGAGGAAAGAGGACTTAAAGTTGACATCGCTGAATTTGAAAAGCTAATGGAAAAACAAAGGACAAGATCAAGGGAGGCAACGAAAAAGATTTTCACGGAGGGTAAAATCGGCATTGCTGACAAAGTTGAGGTTCTTTTAAGAAAAGGTGATGTTCTGAAGACAGAATTCAACCCTGACCTTAAACAATACGAAATGGAGGTCAACGACGAAACAAACAAAGTGATTTTACTTTCAAGCGACGATGAAAATATTGATCAAATCCTATTCTCAAAGAAAACGATATTTTATCCCGAATCGGGTGGACAAGTCGGCGATACTGGGAAGTTAATTTATCCTGATGGCGAAATTGAAATAATTGATACGCAAAGGATAGACGACTTGATCGTTCATTTCATCCCAAAAATGAAAAAAGATAGCAAAGAAGCCAAAGAGATTGAAAAGTTCATCAAAAGTGGTGGGAAATTCGTTGCGAGAATAGATGTTGAAAGGCGAAAGTCAATAATGAAAAATCACTCTGCGACGCATCTTTTACATTCGGCTTTGAGGAAAATCCTCGGCACGCATGTCCAACAAGCCGGTTCACTTGTTGCGCCAGATAGATTAAGGTTTGATTTCACTCATCCGAAGAAATTAAGCAAAGAAGAAATTGAAAAGATTGAACACCTTGTAAACTCCGTAATTTTTGAAGACATTGAACTTGTAAAGGAATACAAACCGTTAAAGCAGGCGCTTGAAGAAGGCGCACTTGCATTTTTCGGAGATAAATACGGTGATATAGTCAGAACTGTAAGAATTGGCGATTTCAGCTACGAACTTTGTGGAGGAACTCATCTTGACAGGACAATTGAAACGGGATACTTTAAGATAATTTACGAGGGAAGCATAGCAAGCGGGATAAGAAGGGTTGAGGCGATAACTGGAAAAGCGCTTGAGAAATACCTGAAGGAGAAAGAAGAAGAAATTTTGAGATTGAATGAAAAGGTTGATCAAATCCTTGAAGAGAAGCAAAAACTTGAAAGGGAACTCGCAAGGGTGAAGATGAAATTAATCTCGGATGAAATTGAAAAAGTCGTGAATTCTTCAGATGTTCCCAAGATTGATGGATTCAAAGTCGTTGCGATGAAAGTTGAAGCAAGCGATATTGAACAATTAAAACAGCTTGGGGATGTTTTGAGGGGTAAGATCGGCAGAGGGGTTGGGCTTCTTGCAAGCATCAGCGAGAATAAAATTAATTTCGTTTGCATTGTAACGGATGACCTTGTTAAGGAAAAAGGGCTTGACGCTGGGAAAATCGTGCGAGAGGTCGCAAAGATAACCGGAGGCGGTGGCGGTGGAAAACCCAATATGGCAACCGCTGGTGGAAAGGACATTTCAAAGCTTGACGAGGTACTGAAAATTTTCCCGAAGATAATTAAAGAATTAACACAATAA
- a CDS encoding geranylgeranylglyceryl/heptaprenylglyceryl phosphate synthase: MEKERKDSSARLGKTYDYILNQIAQHGSLYFILIDPDKTNSNLKKFVRIATECGVDGFFIGSSLLLSQNFERCVKITKENTDKPVIIFPGSIYQISKFADAILFLSVLTSTNTEFIIGQQTIASPIIFKYRIEPISTAYLLIESGKMTSATFISQSKPIPRDKPEIAIAYALTAQYLGMKLIYLEAGSGADNSVPNELIKAIKSTVETPLIVGGGIKNPENAYEKANSGAGIIVTGNILEDTPPTKIKGLISDFVRAIHRK, translated from the coding sequence TTGGAAAAGGAACGCAAAGATAGCTCGGCTCGGCTGGGCAAGACATACGACTACATCCTAAATCAAATTGCCCAGCACGGGTCTTTATATTTTATTTTGATTGACCCGGACAAAACCAATTCAAATTTAAAAAAATTTGTACGCATTGCGACGGAATGCGGGGTTGATGGTTTTTTCATCGGAAGTAGCCTGTTGCTATCCCAAAATTTTGAAAGATGCGTTAAAATCACAAAAGAAAATACCGATAAGCCGGTCATCATCTTCCCAGGGAGCATTTATCAGATTTCAAAATTTGCCGATGCGATTCTTTTCCTTTCGGTTTTAACGAGCACAAACACCGAATTTATCATTGGACAACAAACGATCGCCTCCCCCATAATTTTCAAATATCGCATTGAACCGATTTCAACAGCTTACCTTTTAATTGAATCAGGCAAGATGACATCAGCCACTTTTATAAGTCAAAGCAAGCCAATACCAAGAGATAAGCCAGAAATTGCAATCGCTTATGCATTAACAGCCCAATATCTCGGGATGAAATTGATTTACCTTGAAGCAGGCAGTGGAGCTGACAACAGCGTTCCGAACGAACTGATAAAAGCGATAAAGTCAACTGTTGAAACCCCATTAATCGTCGGCGGTGGGATAAAAAATCCGGAAAACGCCTATGAAAAAGCCAATTCAGGAGCGGGGATAATAGTAACAGGAAACATACTTGAGGACACACCGCCCACAAAGATAAAAGGTTTGATATCGGATTTTGTGAGAGCAATACATAGAAAATAA
- a CDS encoding D-sedoheptulose-7-phosphate isomerase — MDKIKFIESSLNESAEVKKKILSHCTEQILKAVEVISTAFKNGKKVLLCGNGGSAADSQHIATEFVIRLNPKIKRPGLPAIAITTDTSNLTAGGNDIGFENTFARTVEALGNEGDVLIGISTSGNSENVIRAIKTAKEKNMTVIGLLGKDGGRMKELCDIAIVVPSNNTQRIQEGHITIGHIISELVEIELYGEPKD, encoded by the coding sequence ATGGACAAGATTAAATTCATAGAATCATCGTTAAACGAAAGCGCTGAGGTAAAGAAAAAAATTCTTTCTCACTGCACTGAGCAAATTCTAAAAGCTGTTGAGGTTATCTCAACTGCCTTTAAAAATGGGAAAAAGGTTTTGCTTTGTGGAAATGGTGGTAGCGCTGCTGATTCACAACATATCGCAACTGAATTTGTGATAAGATTAAACCCCAAAATAAAGCGCCCAGGGTTGCCAGCAATTGCAATCACAACAGATACATCTAATTTAACAGCTGGCGGAAACGATATCGGCTTTGAAAATACATTCGCAAGAACTGTTGAAGCGCTCGGTAATGAAGGAGATGTGCTAATCGGGATAAGTACAAGCGGAAACTCGGAAAATGTGATAAGAGCCATCAAAACAGCAAAAGAAAAAAACATGACAGTTATTGGATTACTTGGTAAAGACGGTGGAAGAATGAAAGAACTTTGCGATATAGCGATAGTCGTTCCTTCAAACAACACGCAGAGAATCCAAGAAGGACACATAACAATCGGACACATAATAAGCGAGCTTGTTGAAATTGAACTTTATGGCGAGCCGAAGGATTAA
- a CDS encoding ComEA family DNA-binding protein translates to MKWAVLILILNTAFLFSQEAKIDTLEDVGEGLFENVEEDSQLDEIIEQIEFIRIELNRAEVDDLTEIPFISREDALKIVEYRDKIGGFKRKEQVFDIPGIDERVKFLLYRNSHIQRERFGVRLRGRVVNKGGFRNVKGNFINDFKTYQLGFLAYSNFSSGFVIEKDYGERRIDELVNFYFDYKGGRILRRFIVGNYILQFGQGILFWRPVGLGKGTDAISPVQRSVENYAERYISTDEVKPFLGAVAVTKFKNFDLTVFYSSRKIPASLDSTGLVRYIDFSGINKGQRDILKRDVYGFFGVYGRRNFVTGVSFAYQKFDKDFSSSISRPYGGGGIYSSFMWDFLFKRLNFFGEFATLSGLYFSAVSGVAFDFENLKLAFQYRNLNPNFTSINGNTFGERYGESWNEEGFYSSVKFKLSRFYIWGYYDIFTFPVTEIDDAKKGYDYRLELGIFVSRNMRAKILIREKSVSKGIKVYDEFERRILSEGNERRKNFRIEIENKFQSITFRSRIEVLKMSFTSEGTGFVIYQGVKVKVFNGLTFYARIAHFRSNSYSSRIYVYEDDLDGVVSLIPLYGQGLRWYFVLKYSYWKFLSIQLKYAESLFFENVKASAGLQVEIKI, encoded by the coding sequence ATGAAATGGGCGGTTTTAATCCTCATTTTAAATACGGCATTTCTTTTTTCACAAGAGGCTAAAATTGACACGCTTGAAGATGTTGGAGAAGGGCTTTTTGAAAATGTTGAAGAAGATTCACAACTTGATGAAATAATTGAACAAATTGAATTTATCAGAATTGAACTTAACAGAGCTGAGGTTGACGATCTAACTGAAATACCGTTTATATCAAGAGAGGATGCTTTAAAGATAGTTGAGTATAGAGATAAAATTGGCGGGTTTAAGAGAAAAGAGCAGGTCTTTGATATACCGGGGATTGACGAGAGGGTGAAATTTTTGCTTTACAGAAACAGTCACATTCAAAGGGAAAGGTTTGGTGTTCGCTTAAGGGGCAGGGTCGTGAACAAAGGCGGATTTAGAAATGTCAAGGGGAATTTTATCAACGATTTTAAAACATATCAACTTGGCTTTCTTGCATATTCAAATTTTTCCAGTGGATTTGTGATTGAGAAGGATTATGGGGAGAGAAGGATAGATGAACTTGTGAACTTTTATTTTGATTACAAGGGGGGAAGGATTTTGAGAAGGTTTATAGTTGGAAATTACATTCTTCAATTTGGGCAGGGGATTTTATTTTGGCGACCTGTTGGGCTCGGAAAGGGAACAGATGCGATTTCACCAGTTCAAAGAAGCGTTGAAAACTACGCAGAAAGGTATATATCAACCGATGAGGTTAAACCGTTCCTCGGAGCGGTGGCTGTAACCAAGTTTAAAAATTTTGACTTAACGGTTTTTTATTCAAGTAGAAAAATACCCGCTTCACTTGACTCAACTGGACTTGTTAGATACATTGATTTTTCAGGCATAAACAAGGGGCAAAGGGATATTTTGAAAAGGGATGTCTATGGCTTTTTCGGTGTGTATGGTAGGAGAAATTTCGTAACGGGTGTTTCTTTCGCTTACCAAAAATTTGATAAAGATTTCTCAAGTTCAATATCAAGACCATATGGTGGAGGGGGAATTTATTCAAGTTTTATGTGGGATTTCTTGTTTAAGAGATTGAACTTTTTCGGCGAGTTTGCGACACTATCCGGGCTTTACTTCAGCGCCGTCTCTGGAGTTGCCTTTGACTTTGAAAATTTAAAACTCGCCTTTCAATATAGAAATTTGAACCCTAATTTCACCTCAATAAATGGAAACACATTTGGCGAGAGATATGGCGAGTCGTGGAACGAAGAAGGATTTTATTCAAGTGTTAAGTTTAAGTTAAGCCGTTTTTACATTTGGGGTTATTATGATATTTTTACATTTCCTGTGACAGAGATTGACGACGCAAAAAAAGGATATGACTATAGACTTGAACTTGGCATTTTTGTTTCAAGAAATATGAGAGCAAAGATTCTAATCCGAGAGAAATCTGTTTCAAAAGGGATCAAGGTTTATGATGAGTTTGAGAGGAGAATTTTGAGCGAAGGGAATGAAAGGAGAAAAAACTTCAGGATTGAGATTGAGAACAAATTTCAGAGTATTACATTCAGAAGTCGGATTGAAGTTTTAAAGATGAGTTTTACCAGTGAGGGGACGGGCTTTGTTATTTATCAGGGAGTTAAGGTGAAAGTTTTCAATGGATTGACATTTTATGCTCGGATAGCGCATTTCAGAAGCAATTCTTATTCATCAAGAATTTATGTATATGAAGATGATCTTGATGGTGTTGTTTCTTTGATTCCGCTTTACGGTCAAGGATTGAGGTGGTATTTCGTTTTGAAATATAGTTATTGGAAGTTTCTTTCAATTCAGCTTAAATACGCAGAGTCGTTGTTTTTTGAGAATGTGAAAGCCAGCGCTGGTTTACAAGTTGAGATAAAGATTTAA
- a CDS encoding sulfite exporter TauE/SafE family protein has translation MFNLLEEVLTGILIGFLSGMFGLGGSSIATPLLRTIIGVKPTFALATPLPVVIPSAVSASLVYHKRGLINFNVAKVTIIFGFPFVLIGAILTRLVSGKFLMLSTAVFVFTVGLSFLFRKDVFKTEAEGKVNRFVLISLSGLIGLISGFLANGGGVMLVPFYVKALKMDIKSAFATSLFVIPFFAIPGTVVHFLLGHIDLKLLLVLVLTSIPFANFGAKLAVRLKNETLEIAYGIFLVVFSIFFFVREV, from the coding sequence ATGTTTAACTTGTTAGAGGAAGTTTTAACGGGGATTCTTATCGGTTTTCTCTCCGGGATGTTCGGTCTTGGTGGGAGTAGTATCGCAACCCCTCTCCTTAGAACGATTATCGGGGTCAAACCAACATTTGCGCTCGCAACACCACTACCAGTTGTTATACCCTCAGCGGTTTCTGCTTCGCTTGTTTATCATAAGAGGGGTTTAATAAACTTCAATGTAGCAAAAGTTACGATAATTTTCGGTTTCCCTTTCGTTCTCATTGGCGCAATTTTAACCAGGTTGGTCAGTGGTAAATTTTTGATGCTTTCAACAGCTGTTTTTGTTTTTACAGTTGGTTTGAGTTTTCTTTTTAGGAAGGATGTGTTTAAAACGGAAGCGGAGGGGAAGGTTAATAGATTTGTTTTAATCTCTCTTAGTGGGCTTATTGGGTTGATTTCTGGTTTCCTTGCAAATGGTGGTGGAGTTATGCTTGTCCCATTCTATGTTAAAGCTTTAAAGATGGATATCAAAAGCGCATTTGCGACTTCTCTTTTCGTGATTCCATTTTTTGCGATACCTGGAACTGTGGTTCATTTTTTGCTCGGACATATTGATTTAAAGCTTCTTTTGGTGCTTGTTTTAACTTCAATCCCATTTGCAAATTTTGGAGCAAAGCTGGCAGTTAGGCTAAAGAACGAAACACTTGAAATTGCTTATGGTATTTTCCTTGTCGTGTTTTCAATTTTTTTCTTTGTTAGGGAAGTTTAA
- a CDS encoding DUF2279 domain-containing protein has product MIYFFLLLFLSPFSYCADADSTKSSSSINYTKLAFVGVGTAGTMAVIHVYQKNAWWSGQRRSFHIVNDWEYALNIDKIGHFYGANLISNLFSSSLQWAGVEKGKSMIYGALLGSIFGLYVEFEDGFATDWGFSPGDAGANILGAWYPVAQSYFPVLKNFNFKWSYIPTSQLKSGQKKIFIDDHEGQTMWLSISVVNFLPEKIKKSYPSFLNLAVGYGVRDLDGRGGGIREFYISLDYDLEKLPGDGWLWGLIKKNLNYIHLPAPAVRLTPRFAFFGLFFSKKI; this is encoded by the coding sequence ATGATTTATTTCTTTCTTCTTTTATTTCTGTCACCTTTTTCATATTGTGCAGACGCTGATTCAACTAAATCTTCAAGTAGTATTAACTATACAAAACTTGCTTTTGTTGGCGTTGGAACCGCTGGGACGATGGCTGTGATACATGTCTATCAAAAAAATGCTTGGTGGAGTGGGCAAAGGCGGTCTTTTCATATTGTAAACGACTGGGAATATGCACTTAACATTGACAAGATTGGACATTTTTATGGGGCGAATTTGATTTCAAATTTGTTTTCGTCTTCCCTCCAATGGGCTGGGGTTGAAAAAGGGAAGTCAATGATTTATGGTGCTTTGCTTGGTTCAATTTTTGGATTATATGTTGAATTTGAAGATGGCTTTGCAACGGACTGGGGATTTAGCCCAGGAGATGCAGGAGCAAATATATTGGGGGCTTGGTATCCAGTTGCGCAGAGTTATTTCCCGGTCTTGAAAAATTTTAATTTCAAGTGGAGCTATATCCCAACAAGTCAACTTAAAAGTGGACAAAAGAAAATTTTCATTGACGACCACGAGGGACAAACTATGTGGCTTTCTATATCAGTTGTTAATTTCTTGCCCGAGAAAATTAAAAAATCTTATCCCAGTTTTTTAAACCTAGCTGTTGGATATGGTGTAAGGGACCTTGATGGAAGGGGAGGCGGAATAAGGGAATTTTATATTTCACTTGACTATGACCTTGAAAAATTACCCGGGGATGGATGGCTGTGGGGATTGATAAAGAAAAATTTGAATTACATTCACCTACCAGCTCCTGCAGTTAGATTGACACCAAGGTTTGCCTTTTTCGGACTTTTCTTTTCAAAGAAAATTTGA
- a CDS encoding alpha-amylase/4-alpha-glucanotransferase domain-containing protein, with the protein MKKINLVLGIHNHQPSGNFDFVFEHAYNSAYKPFIEILARHPKIKLAQHYTGILFEWILKNHPEFLEQLKSLVDNGQVELMTGGFYEPILAIIPDQDKFDQIRKLSDFIEEHFGKVPVGMWLAERVWEQHIVKFISQAGVKYVIIDDTHFRYAGLVGDQLLGYYITEEQGFTVNIFPISKMLRYTIPFQAVEKTIDYLREIATEEGDRVIVYADDGEKFGVWPNTYKHVYDDGWLEEFFCALEENSDWINILHFSEVLDKIKPIGRIYLPNASYAEMMHWALPADAYLDYEKLEEHLKEEGMYEQYSRFFRGGFWRNFLVKYPEANNLHKKMLRVSERARKLQAKGKDVKSALEKVWRAQCNDPYWHGIFGGLYLTSLRSTAYRNLISAENELDKVERKKIIKYEFTDFDKDGKEELIVETPNFNVYINPNYGGQIFELDFKPAEFNITDVMTRKKEGYHEKLLQLSKEMNNPNNQGVASIHDMLTAKEEGLEKFLHYDWYRRGSLIDHFFGAETTIENFYQCKYPEQGNFVNQPYRADVELRHGVIEITLSRDGHVWVENERKNLRLQKKIIIDKNSTEVLFRYKLENLEEEEIDLWFGVEFVCNFLAPNSDDRYFYFVGYEVDDSKLASIGEVEDVTSFGVVDKWLGVDMNFYLDKFANVWRFPIETVSLSEAGFERVYQGSVILLHWNIKLSREWNVEIRNIFRKI; encoded by the coding sequence GTGAAAAAAATCAACCTAGTCCTTGGAATTCACAATCATCAACCATCTGGAAATTTTGATTTCGTATTTGAGCATGCTTATAATTCCGCTTACAAGCCCTTTATTGAGATACTTGCGCGACATCCGAAAATTAAACTCGCACAGCACTACACTGGAATTTTATTTGAATGGATCTTGAAAAATCATCCGGAGTTTTTGGAGCAACTTAAATCTCTCGTTGATAACGGTCAGGTTGAGTTGATGACTGGTGGTTTTTATGAGCCGATACTTGCTATTATACCCGATCAAGATAAATTTGATCAAATAAGGAAACTTTCTGATTTCATAGAGGAACATTTCGGCAAGGTTCCAGTTGGAATGTGGCTTGCTGAAAGGGTTTGGGAACAGCACATCGTTAAGTTCATTTCTCAAGCTGGTGTTAAGTATGTTATAATTGACGATACACACTTTAGATATGCGGGGCTTGTAGGTGACCAATTGCTTGGTTATTATATAACCGAGGAACAGGGCTTTACGGTTAATATATTTCCGATAAGCAAAATGTTAAGGTATACGATTCCTTTCCAAGCGGTTGAGAAGACGATTGATTACCTCAGGGAAATTGCAACCGAGGAAGGAGATAGAGTTATAGTTTATGCTGATGATGGGGAAAAGTTCGGCGTTTGGCCAAATACTTATAAGCATGTTTACGATGATGGCTGGCTTGAGGAATTTTTCTGCGCACTTGAAGAAAATAGCGATTGGATTAATATACTTCACTTTTCGGAGGTGCTTGATAAAATTAAACCCATAGGGAGAATTTATCTTCCGAACGCCTCATACGCTGAGATGATGCATTGGGCTTTGCCAGCAGATGCATACCTTGATTATGAGAAACTTGAAGAGCATTTAAAGGAAGAGGGGATGTATGAGCAATATTCAAGATTTTTCAGAGGCGGTTTTTGGAGAAATTTTCTCGTTAAGTATCCCGAGGCAAACAATCTTCACAAGAAAATGTTAAGGGTATCTGAAAGGGCTAGAAAGCTCCAGGCGAAAGGAAAAGATGTCAAATCCGCGCTTGAAAAGGTATGGAGGGCGCAGTGCAATGATCCATATTGGCACGGGATTTTCGGCGGTCTTTATCTGACGAGTTTGAGGTCAACAGCATATAGAAACTTGATAAGCGCAGAGAACGAACTTGATAAGGTTGAGAGGAAGAAAATCATAAAGTATGAATTCACTGACTTTGACAAGGATGGTAAAGAAGAGCTAATAGTTGAGACGCCAAATTTTAATGTCTATATCAATCCGAATTATGGTGGTCAAATTTTTGAACTTGATTTTAAACCAGCTGAATTTAACATAACAGATGTGATGACAAGAAAAAAAGAGGGTTATCACGAAAAGCTTTTGCAACTTTCAAAAGAGATGAACAATCCGAACAATCAGGGTGTTGCAAGTATACATGATATGTTAACTGCTAAAGAAGAGGGGTTGGAAAAGTTTTTGCATTATGACTGGTATAGGCGTGGTAGTTTAATTGATCATTTCTTTGGGGCTGAAACGACAATTGAAAATTTTTATCAATGTAAATATCCAGAGCAAGGCAATTTTGTGAATCAACCTTATAGGGCAGATGTTGAGCTCAGGCATGGGGTAATTGAGATTACACTTTCAAGAGATGGGCATGTGTGGGTTGAGAATGAGCGAAAGAATTTACGCTTGCAGAAGAAGATCATAATTGATAAAAATTCAACCGAAGTTCTGTTTAGGTATAAACTTGAAAATCTTGAGGAAGAAGAGATTGATTTGTGGTTTGGGGTTGAATTCGTTTGTAATTTCCTCGCGCCGAATTCAGATGACAGGTATTTTTATTTCGTGGGATATGAAGTTGATGATTCAAAATTGGCAAGTATTGGGGAGGTTGAAGATGTGACTTCTTTTGGAGTTGTTGATAAGTGGCTGGGTGTTGATATGAATTTTTATCTTGATAAATTCGCAAATGTGTGGAGGTTTCCGATTGAGACGGTTTCTTTATCCGAGGCGGGGTTTGAGAGAGTTTATCAGGGTTCGGTGATACTCCTGCATTGGAACATAAAGCTCAGCAGGGAATGGAATGTTGAAATTAGAAATATATTCCGTAAAATTTGA